TCATCTTCAAATTTAAAGCGTTTATCGTCGGTAGTTTTACCAACAATATATAATGGGCTTCGTTCTCGATCAGCAACTTTTTGCAGAAGTTCTAAATCTTTTGGTTTCATCACCAAACCCATACGTTCCTGCGATTCATTCCCGACAATTTCTTTTGCCGAAAGGGTAGGATCGCCAACAGGTAGTTTTCTTACATCGATTACTCCTCCTGTTTCTTCTACTAGTTCGGAAAGACAGTTTAAATGTCCGCCAGCACCGTGGTCGTGAATGGAAACAATTGGATTCTCATCTTTTTCAATCATTGCTCGAACGGCATTAAAAGCCCGCTTTTGCATTTCAGGATTGGCGCGTTGTACGGCATTTAATTCTATATCATTATCATATTCTCCAGTAGCTACAGATGAAACGGCACCACCGCCCATTCCAATACGGTAATTATCGCCGCCTAAAACCACAATGGCATCGCCTGCTTCTGGAATATCTTTCAAGGCATCTTCTCTTTTTCCAAAACCGATACCACCGGCTTGCATAATTACTTTATCGAAGCCGTACTTTTTCTCATTTTCGAAATGCTCAAAAGTGAGTAAACTTCCGCAAATTAAAGGTTGACCAAATTTATTTCCAAAGTCACTGGCACCGTTGGAAGCTTTAATTAAAATTTCTTCGGGAGTTTGGTAGAGCCAAGGTCGAGCATCCGTAGCTTTTTCCCAAGCCCTATCGCCATTAGAACGAGGGTAGGAAGTCATATAAACCGCTGTTCCTGCGATAGGGATACTCCCTTTTCCTCCAGCCATTCTATCCCGAATTTCTCCACCAGATCCTGTTGCAGCACCATTAAAAGGTTCAACGGTAGTGGGGAAGTTATGAGTTTCAGCTTTTAAAGAAATAACCGTATCGATATCTTTGGTTTGAAAATAATCCGCTTTATCCTGGCTAGCTGGAGCAAATTGCTCTACTCTTGGTCCTAAAACAAAAGCCACATTATCTTTATAAGCAGATACCAAACGGTTTGGGTGAACTTTAGAGGTTTTCTTAATCAATGCAAAAAGCGATTCTTGCATTTCTACACCATTGATAATAAAGGTGCCGTTGAAAATCTTATGTCGGCAATGTTCTGAATTTACCTGAGCAAAGCCATAAACCTCGCTATCGGTTAGTTTTCGGTTTAATTTTTTACTGATGTCATTCAAATAATCAACTTCCTCATTGCTTAATGCCAGACCTTCCGTTTTATTGTATGTAGCAATGTCTAAGATGAATTCAACTTTCTCGGCTTGTTTATCTATCTCAAAGATTGTTTCATCAAGATTATGAACCAGCCTTTGAAGCATTGGATCGAAATCAGCATCATCAGTTTCAACCTGAATAAATTCCTCAATACGCAAAATGCCTTCGATTCCCATGTTTTGACTAATCTCCACGGCATTGGTGCTCCAAGGCGTAATCATTTCTTTACGAGGACCAATAAAGGATCCCTCAATTTTTGTAGATTTCACTTGCTTGGCACCAGAAAAAAGCCAATGCATTTTATCAATGTTTTCAGTGCTTAGCTGTTGAGATGACTCGAGAACGAAATATTTGTTTTCACTTGATTTATAGAAGAATAAAATCATTTTGTCGTGACTTTGATTGTTGATTTGATTGCGCAGCAAAGATAGTTTTTTCAATTGGGATTCTTTTGGTATTTTTGATAAAAATATCGTAAAAATATGCTTGAAAAAACGATACTAAAAGCTGCTCAATTAATCAAGAATTCTTCATACACTGTCGCCTTTACCGGTGCAGGAATTTCGGTTGAAAGTGGGATCCCTCCTTTTAGAGGGGAAGGGGGGTTGTGGAATACTTACGATCCAAGCATTTTGGATTTATCAACATATTTGCAAACACCAGAATTGTCTTGGCCTGCAATTAAAGCTCTTTTTTATGATTTCTTTGGAAAGGCAGAACCAAATTTGGCACACTTTAAATTGGTGGATCTAGAACGAAAAGGTTTGTTAAAGGAGATTATTACGCAAAATATTGATAATTTGCATCAAGCAGCAGGAAGTACGCTTGTATATGAATTTCACGGACGATTAAACTATTTTTTGTGCACGAAATGCAATAGGTATTATAAGGTATCGGATATTGATATTGGTAACCAACCGCCTTTGTGTTTAGAAACGAATTGTAAGTCTTTATTGAAACCAGATTTTGTATTTTTTGGAGAAGGAATCCCTGATAAGGCTTAT
This Bacteroidales bacterium DNA region includes the following protein-coding sequences:
- a CDS encoding phosphoribosylformylglycinamidine synthase, translating into MILFFYKSSENKYFVLESSQQLSTENIDKMHWLFSGAKQVKSTKIEGSFIGPRKEMITPWSTNAVEISQNMGIEGILRIEEFIQVETDDADFDPMLQRLVHNLDETIFEIDKQAEKVEFILDIATYNKTEGLALSNEEVDYLNDISKKLNRKLTDSEVYGFAQVNSEHCRHKIFNGTFIINGVEMQESLFALIKKTSKVHPNRLVSAYKDNVAFVLGPRVEQFAPASQDKADYFQTKDIDTVISLKAETHNFPTTVEPFNGAATGSGGEIRDRMAGGKGSIPIAGTAVYMTSYPRSNGDRAWEKATDARPWLYQTPEEILIKASNGASDFGNKFGQPLICGSLLTFEHFENEKKYGFDKVIMQAGGIGFGKREDALKDIPEAGDAIVVLGGDNYRIGMGGGAVSSVATGEYDNDIELNAVQRANPEMQKRAFNAVRAMIEKDENPIVSIHDHGAGGHLNCLSELVEETGGVIDVRKLPVGDPTLSAKEIVGNESQERMGLVMKPKDLELLQKVADRERSPLYIVGKTTDDKRFKFEDEGRAPIDMELKDFFGKPPKTVLDDEKINTVYQPLDYSSEKLNDYLDQVLQLEAVACKDWLTNKVDRSVTGKIAKQQCAGP
- a CDS encoding NAD-dependent deacylase, with translation MLEKTILKAAQLIKNSSYTVAFTGAGISVESGIPPFRGEGGLWNTYDPSILDLSTYLQTPELSWPAIKALFYDFFGKAEPNLAHFKLVDLERKGLLKEIITQNIDNLHQAAGSTLVYEFHGRLNYFLCTKCNRYYKVSDIDIGNQPPLCLETNCKSLLKPDFVFFGEGIPDKAYRASVNAANLADVFIIIGTSGEIMPASSIPVLAKQNGCKIIEINPNISSFTHSIADVFIQANASEGLSRLVEELDRFV